A single region of the Labrus bergylta chromosome 10, fLabBer1.1, whole genome shotgun sequence genome encodes:
- the hps1 gene encoding Hermansky-Pudlak syndrome 1 protein isoform X1, whose protein sequence is MKCLLIASESAEVLFHWTDPEFQQNIQEQYGASQEEGQGLPAFEDSISTQFAPIIISCSTMVDRLGDSYTSFTTENNHIYVLHQFDECLYIAVNGDGEEGEDDLRRKIYVMKKMIEVMFGMVTLSSNLMRRELRPQDTEQRARLWTHLQGLLETYSQLRENDQSFLVEAVERLIHPTLCEQCIEFLERRIVQQLNSSVERAGEEVLHSFILVHTKLLAFYSSRNASTLSTSDLLALIIMAQNMYPSNTDLDDPGPEDIESTSGSGPESFYTPEPSPTDSTNSDKPARGSTPVFEFVDPDIQMAEDSLQTLEVPPPDPSTPRRVFLEVSLKEGLYPMMPHSMYCLPLWPGITLVLLTKSPTSAVAMSVYKFLEAFAKLEKRLSEGHEGSAATRGQPTIFDIRSKLDKFIKALGPSEIQSAQLQHVWTEFKNRAFARGGPGFTKELIPWCKNMKTQLCGIYRQCFLIEPGPSDVPRRLSPSLQERAQTMVQEKLMDWKDFLLVKSKRNITMVSYLEDFPGLIHFICVDRSTGQMIAPSLNVTERSTSELGKGPVAQFIKSKVWSLVSTTRRYLQKGYSTVTLRDGDFYFCYFLWFENDTVSNKQVGYLRPVIVPSKAGKSDIDVYLINKGYKLEAGEIPPLPDDSAPIGMLAWDYYRKLLRYYSKHHQGEVVKCYELLTVHLGVIPSEIILQHCRQLASKLWEPSRNPLL, encoded by the exons ATGAAGTGCTTGCTGATAGCCAGCGAGAGCGCTGAAGTCCTCTTCCACTGGACTGACCCTGAGTTTCAGCAGAATATCCAGGAGCAGTATGGAGCGTCTCAGGAGGAGGGCCAGGGG CTTCCAGCCTTCGAGGACAGCATCAGCACTCAGTTTGCTCCCATCATTATCTCCTGCAGCACCATGGTGGACCGGCTGGGAGACAGCTACACCTCCTTCACCACAGAAAACAACCACATCTATGTCCTCCATCAG TTCGATGAGTGTCTCTACATCGCGGTGAACGGAGATGGCGAGGAGGGAGAGGACGACCTGAGGAGGAAGATCTatgtgatgaagaagatgatTGAGGTCATGTTTGGCATGGTCACCCTCAGCAGCAACCTCATGAGAAGAGA GCTGCGTCCTCaggacacagagcagagagcgCGGCTGTGGACGCATCTGCAGGGTCTTCTGGAGACGTACAGCCAGCTCAGAGAGAACGACCAGAGCTTCTTAGTGGAG GCAGTGGAGAGGCTGATCCACCCCACGCTGTGCGAGCAGTGCATCGAGTTCCTGGAGCGTCGTATAGTTCAGCAGCTCAACAGCAGCGTGGAGCGAGCTGGAGAGGAGGTGCTGCACTCCTTCATCCTCGTTCACACCAAACTGCTCGCCTTCTACTCTAG CCGTAATGCGAGCACACTCTCCACCTCAGACCTCTTGGCCCTCATCATCATGGCACAGAATATGTATCCTAGCAACACAGACCTGGATGACCCGGGTCCAGAG GATATTGAGAGCACGTCCGGTTCTGGTCCTGAAAGTTTTTACACCCCAGAGCCTTCCCCAACAGACTCCACCAATTCAG ACAAGCCGGCAAGAGGGAGTACTcctgtgtttgagtttgtggACCCAGACATCCAG ATGGCAGAGGACAGCCTGCAGACTCTGGAGGTCCCGCCCCCTGACCCTTCAACCCCTCGTAGAGTCTTCTTGGAGGTCTCACTCAAAGAGGGGCTGTATCCCATGATGCCTCACTCCATGTACTGCCTGCCGCTGTGGCCGGGCATCACGCTGGTGCTGCTAACAAAG AGTCCCACCAGTGCAGTGGCCATGTCAGTGTATAAGTTTTTGGAGGCCTTTGCCAAGCTGGAGAAGCGTCTGAGTGAAGGCCATGAAGGTTCTGCTGCAACCAGAGGACAGCCGACCATTTTCGACATCCGCAGTAAACTGGACAAATTTATTAAAGCCCTCGGGCCCAGTGAGATACAG TCTGCACAGTTACAACATGTGTGGACAGAGTTCAAAAACCGAGCGTTCGCCAGAGGAGGCCCTGGGTTCACCAAAGA ACTCATCCCGTGGTGTAAGAATATGAAGACGCAGCTGTGTGGAATCTACAGACAGTGTTTTCTTATTGAACCTGGACCGTCTGACGTTCCTCGGCGTCTCTCCCCCAGTCTGCAGGAACGAGCCCAGACCATGGTGCA AGAGAAACTGATGGACTGGAAGGACTTCTTGTTGGTGAAAAGCAAGAGGAATATCACCATGGTGT CATACCTGGAGGATTTCCCGGGCCTCATTCATTTCATCTGTGTGGACCGATCCACCGGTCAAATGATCGCACCATCGTTGAACGTCACAGAACGCAGCACGTCTGAGCTCGGGAAGGGACCAGTGGCTCAGTTCATCAAAAGCAAG GTCTGGAGTCTTGTCAGCACAACACGCCGTTATCTCCAGAAGGGTTACTCCACTGTCACACTGAGAGATGGAGACTTCTACTTCTGCTACTTCCTCTGGTTTGAAAACGACACCGTGAGTAACAAACAAGTCGGTTATTTACGTCCAGTAATTGTACCCAGTAAAGCTGGAAAAAGTGACATTGATGTATATCTGATCAATAAGGGTTACAAGTTAGAGGCAGGGGAAATACCACCCCTACCTGATGACTCCGCCCCCATCGGGATGCTGGCCTGGGACTACTACAG GAAGCTGCTGCGGTACTACAGCAAGCATCACCAGGGGGAGGTGGTGAAGTGCTACGAGCTGCTGACGGTTCACCTGGGGGTCATCCCCAGCGAGATCATCCTGCAGCACTGCAGGCAGCTGGCGAGCAAACTGTGGGAGCCTTCACGCAATCCACTGCTGTag
- the hps1 gene encoding Hermansky-Pudlak syndrome 1 protein isoform X2, producing the protein MKCLLIASESAEVLFHWTDPEFQQNIQEQYGASQEEGQGLPAFEDSISTQFAPIIISCSTMVDRLGDSYTSFTTENNHIYVLHQFDECLYIAVNGDGEEGEDDLRRKIYVMKKMIEVMFGMVTLSSNLMRRELRPQDTEQRARLWTHLQGLLETYSQLRENDQSFLVEAVERLIHPTLCEQCIEFLERRIVQQLNSSVERAGEEVLHSFILVHTKLLAFYSSRNASTLSTSDLLALIIMAQNMYPSNTDLDDPGPEDIESTSGSGPESFYTPEPSPTDSTNSDKPARGSTPVFEFVDPDIQMAEDSLQTLEVPPPDPSTPRRVFLEVSLKEGLYPMMPHSMYCLPLWPGITLVLLTKSPTSAVAMSVYKFLEAFAKLEKRLSEGHEGSAATRGQPTIFDIRSKLDKFIKALGPSEIQSAQLQHVWTEFKNRAFARGGPGFTKELIPWCKNMKTQLCGIYRQCFLIEPGPSDVPRRLSPSLQERAQTMVQEKLMDWKDFLLVKSKRNITMVSYLEDFPGLIHFICVDRSTGQMIAPSLNVTERSTSELGKGPVAQFIKSKVWSLVSTTRRYLQKGYSTVTLRDGDFYFCYFLWFENDTGYKLEAGEIPPLPDDSAPIGMLAWDYYRKLLRYYSKHHQGEVVKCYELLTVHLGVIPSEIILQHCRQLASKLWEPSRNPLL; encoded by the exons ATGAAGTGCTTGCTGATAGCCAGCGAGAGCGCTGAAGTCCTCTTCCACTGGACTGACCCTGAGTTTCAGCAGAATATCCAGGAGCAGTATGGAGCGTCTCAGGAGGAGGGCCAGGGG CTTCCAGCCTTCGAGGACAGCATCAGCACTCAGTTTGCTCCCATCATTATCTCCTGCAGCACCATGGTGGACCGGCTGGGAGACAGCTACACCTCCTTCACCACAGAAAACAACCACATCTATGTCCTCCATCAG TTCGATGAGTGTCTCTACATCGCGGTGAACGGAGATGGCGAGGAGGGAGAGGACGACCTGAGGAGGAAGATCTatgtgatgaagaagatgatTGAGGTCATGTTTGGCATGGTCACCCTCAGCAGCAACCTCATGAGAAGAGA GCTGCGTCCTCaggacacagagcagagagcgCGGCTGTGGACGCATCTGCAGGGTCTTCTGGAGACGTACAGCCAGCTCAGAGAGAACGACCAGAGCTTCTTAGTGGAG GCAGTGGAGAGGCTGATCCACCCCACGCTGTGCGAGCAGTGCATCGAGTTCCTGGAGCGTCGTATAGTTCAGCAGCTCAACAGCAGCGTGGAGCGAGCTGGAGAGGAGGTGCTGCACTCCTTCATCCTCGTTCACACCAAACTGCTCGCCTTCTACTCTAG CCGTAATGCGAGCACACTCTCCACCTCAGACCTCTTGGCCCTCATCATCATGGCACAGAATATGTATCCTAGCAACACAGACCTGGATGACCCGGGTCCAGAG GATATTGAGAGCACGTCCGGTTCTGGTCCTGAAAGTTTTTACACCCCAGAGCCTTCCCCAACAGACTCCACCAATTCAG ACAAGCCGGCAAGAGGGAGTACTcctgtgtttgagtttgtggACCCAGACATCCAG ATGGCAGAGGACAGCCTGCAGACTCTGGAGGTCCCGCCCCCTGACCCTTCAACCCCTCGTAGAGTCTTCTTGGAGGTCTCACTCAAAGAGGGGCTGTATCCCATGATGCCTCACTCCATGTACTGCCTGCCGCTGTGGCCGGGCATCACGCTGGTGCTGCTAACAAAG AGTCCCACCAGTGCAGTGGCCATGTCAGTGTATAAGTTTTTGGAGGCCTTTGCCAAGCTGGAGAAGCGTCTGAGTGAAGGCCATGAAGGTTCTGCTGCAACCAGAGGACAGCCGACCATTTTCGACATCCGCAGTAAACTGGACAAATTTATTAAAGCCCTCGGGCCCAGTGAGATACAG TCTGCACAGTTACAACATGTGTGGACAGAGTTCAAAAACCGAGCGTTCGCCAGAGGAGGCCCTGGGTTCACCAAAGA ACTCATCCCGTGGTGTAAGAATATGAAGACGCAGCTGTGTGGAATCTACAGACAGTGTTTTCTTATTGAACCTGGACCGTCTGACGTTCCTCGGCGTCTCTCCCCCAGTCTGCAGGAACGAGCCCAGACCATGGTGCA AGAGAAACTGATGGACTGGAAGGACTTCTTGTTGGTGAAAAGCAAGAGGAATATCACCATGGTGT CATACCTGGAGGATTTCCCGGGCCTCATTCATTTCATCTGTGTGGACCGATCCACCGGTCAAATGATCGCACCATCGTTGAACGTCACAGAACGCAGCACGTCTGAGCTCGGGAAGGGACCAGTGGCTCAGTTCATCAAAAGCAAG GTCTGGAGTCTTGTCAGCACAACACGCCGTTATCTCCAGAAGGGTTACTCCACTGTCACACTGAGAGATGGAGACTTCTACTTCTGCTACTTCCTCTGGTTTGAAAACGACACC GGTTACAAGTTAGAGGCAGGGGAAATACCACCCCTACCTGATGACTCCGCCCCCATCGGGATGCTGGCCTGGGACTACTACAG GAAGCTGCTGCGGTACTACAGCAAGCATCACCAGGGGGAGGTGGTGAAGTGCTACGAGCTGCTGACGGTTCACCTGGGGGTCATCCCCAGCGAGATCATCCTGCAGCACTGCAGGCAGCTGGCGAGCAAACTGTGGGAGCCTTCACGCAATCCACTGCTGTag
- the st3gal7 gene encoding ST3 beta-galactoside alpha-2,3-sialyltransferase 7 isoform X1, with amino-acid sequence MKHRLKNSEPSAYVSIKLDGISTGTMVTMNHLSAEDPDDGSPLLPDAEEAATPTPVYHRQRGVIETDSKEFFLSGRENLVLSLVLLIGGYSAILIPAYLTLNKTANISDDYERPRDQVLLNRSASLLSEPCKPLWCLNHLKPLSFSAGLLDIPVFMRQDRPVSWDLSPPLGLQGSEENLALALASLPQPGLPPSLKREGGCKRCVVVGSGGVLHGSYLGSHIDQYDVIIRLNNAPVPGFERDAGTRTTIRLLYPEGAPHSAEEYKKTTMVALVVFKSLDLAWLTSVITKQPLSFWSKLWFWREVVDDIPLRAENFRILHPEIMHKTGQVLQKYAVKQGEMVPTLGASAVVMALQLCDQVSLAGFGYDMQHPEARLHYYEELRMDVMKAQVVHDISAEKLFLRDLVAAGAVTDLTGAL; translated from the exons ATGAAACACAGGCTAAAAAACAGCGAACCATCAGCTTATGTCTCAATCAAGCTGGAT GGTATAAGTACTGGCACCATGGTGACGATGAATCACTTGAGTGCTGAGGACCCAGACGATGGCTCTCCTCTGCTGCCTGATGCTGAGGAGGCTGCAACACCTACGCCTGTCTATCACAGACAGCGAGGGGTCATAGAGACTGACTCCAAGGAGTTCTTCCTGAGCGG GCGTGAGAACCTTGTTCTAAGTCTTGTGCTGCTGATCGGAGGCTACTCAGCTATTCTGATTCCTGCATACCTCACGTTGAATAAGACAGCAAATATCAGCGACGACTACGAGCGACCCAGAGATCAG GTCCTACTAAACCGCTCAGCATCCCTGCTCTCAGAACCCTGTAAGCCTCTGTGGTGTCTGAACCACCTGAAGCCCCTCTCCTTTTCTGCAGGCCTCCTGGACATCCCTGTGTTCATGCGGCAGGACAGGCCTGTGTCCTGGGATCTGTCCCCTCCGTTAGGGCTGCAGGGCAGCGAAGAGAATCTGGCCTTGGCCCTCGCCTCTCTGCCTCAGCCTGGCCTGCCTCCATCACTGAAGAGAGAGGGCGGCTGCAAGCGATGTGTGGTGGTGGGGAGTGGAGGGGTTCTTCATGGGAGCTATCTAGGATCCCATATTGATCAGTATGACGTCATTATCAG GCTGAATAACGCTCCAGTTCCTGGCTTCGAAAGAGATGCTGGTACTCGCACTACCATCCGCCTGCTTTACCCAGAAGGAGCCCCTCACTCTGCAGAGGAGTACAAAAAGACCACCATGGTTGCCCTTGTGGTCTTTAAGAGCCTGGACCTGGCCTGGCTCACCTCTGTCATCACCAAGCAGCCTCTG AGCTTCTGGTCCAAACTGTGGTTCTGGAGGGAGGTGGTGGATGATATTCCCCTGAGAGCAGAGAACTTCAGGATCCTTCACCCGGAGATAATGCACAAGACAGGACAAGTCCTACAGAAATATGCTGTTAAACAAGGGGAA ATGGTGCCGACATTAGGTGCCAGTGCGGTGGTGATGGCTCTGCAGCTGTGCGACCAAGTGAGCCTGGCAGGGTTCGGGTACGACATGCAGCACCCAGAGGCCAGGCTTCACTACTATGAGGAACTACGCATGGATGTCATGAAGGCTCAA GTGGTTCATGACATCAGCGCTGAGAAACTCTTCTTGAGGGACCtggtggctgcaggagctgtgacAGACCTGACGGGAGCTCTGTGA
- the st3gal7 gene encoding ST3 beta-galactoside alpha-2,3-sialyltransferase 7 isoform X2: protein MKHRLKNSEPSAYVSIKLDGISTGTMVTMNHLSAEDPDDGSPLLPDAEEAATPTPVYHRQRGVIETDSKEFFLSGRENLVLSLVLLIGGYSAILIPAYLTLNKTANISDDYERPRDQVLLNRSASLLSEPCKPLWCLNHLKPLSFSAGLLDIPVFMRQDRPVSWDLSPPLGLQGSEENLALALASLPQPGLPPSLKREGGCKRCVVVGSGGVLHGSYLGSHIDQYDVIIRLNNAPVPGFERDAGTRTTIRLLYPEGAPHSAEEYKKTTMVALVVFKSLDLAWLTSVITKQPLMVPTLGASAVVMALQLCDQVSLAGFGYDMQHPEARLHYYEELRMDVMKAQVVHDISAEKLFLRDLVAAGAVTDLTGAL, encoded by the exons ATGAAACACAGGCTAAAAAACAGCGAACCATCAGCTTATGTCTCAATCAAGCTGGAT GGTATAAGTACTGGCACCATGGTGACGATGAATCACTTGAGTGCTGAGGACCCAGACGATGGCTCTCCTCTGCTGCCTGATGCTGAGGAGGCTGCAACACCTACGCCTGTCTATCACAGACAGCGAGGGGTCATAGAGACTGACTCCAAGGAGTTCTTCCTGAGCGG GCGTGAGAACCTTGTTCTAAGTCTTGTGCTGCTGATCGGAGGCTACTCAGCTATTCTGATTCCTGCATACCTCACGTTGAATAAGACAGCAAATATCAGCGACGACTACGAGCGACCCAGAGATCAG GTCCTACTAAACCGCTCAGCATCCCTGCTCTCAGAACCCTGTAAGCCTCTGTGGTGTCTGAACCACCTGAAGCCCCTCTCCTTTTCTGCAGGCCTCCTGGACATCCCTGTGTTCATGCGGCAGGACAGGCCTGTGTCCTGGGATCTGTCCCCTCCGTTAGGGCTGCAGGGCAGCGAAGAGAATCTGGCCTTGGCCCTCGCCTCTCTGCCTCAGCCTGGCCTGCCTCCATCACTGAAGAGAGAGGGCGGCTGCAAGCGATGTGTGGTGGTGGGGAGTGGAGGGGTTCTTCATGGGAGCTATCTAGGATCCCATATTGATCAGTATGACGTCATTATCAG GCTGAATAACGCTCCAGTTCCTGGCTTCGAAAGAGATGCTGGTACTCGCACTACCATCCGCCTGCTTTACCCAGAAGGAGCCCCTCACTCTGCAGAGGAGTACAAAAAGACCACCATGGTTGCCCTTGTGGTCTTTAAGAGCCTGGACCTGGCCTGGCTCACCTCTGTCATCACCAAGCAGCCTCTG ATGGTGCCGACATTAGGTGCCAGTGCGGTGGTGATGGCTCTGCAGCTGTGCGACCAAGTGAGCCTGGCAGGGTTCGGGTACGACATGCAGCACCCAGAGGCCAGGCTTCACTACTATGAGGAACTACGCATGGATGTCATGAAGGCTCAA GTGGTTCATGACATCAGCGCTGAGAAACTCTTCTTGAGGGACCtggtggctgcaggagctgtgacAGACCTGACGGGAGCTCTGTGA
- the st3gal7 gene encoding ST3 beta-galactoside alpha-2,3-sialyltransferase 7 isoform X3 translates to MSQSSWMRENLVLSLVLLIGGYSAILIPAYLTLNKTANISDDYERPRDQVLLNRSASLLSEPCKPLWCLNHLKPLSFSAGLLDIPVFMRQDRPVSWDLSPPLGLQGSEENLALALASLPQPGLPPSLKREGGCKRCVVVGSGGVLHGSYLGSHIDQYDVIIRLNNAPVPGFERDAGTRTTIRLLYPEGAPHSAEEYKKTTMVALVVFKSLDLAWLTSVITKQPLSFWSKLWFWREVVDDIPLRAENFRILHPEIMHKTGQVLQKYAVKQGEMVPTLGASAVVMALQLCDQVSLAGFGYDMQHPEARLHYYEELRMDVMKAQVVHDISAEKLFLRDLVAAGAVTDLTGAL, encoded by the exons ATGTCTCAATCAAGCTGGAT GCGTGAGAACCTTGTTCTAAGTCTTGTGCTGCTGATCGGAGGCTACTCAGCTATTCTGATTCCTGCATACCTCACGTTGAATAAGACAGCAAATATCAGCGACGACTACGAGCGACCCAGAGATCAG GTCCTACTAAACCGCTCAGCATCCCTGCTCTCAGAACCCTGTAAGCCTCTGTGGTGTCTGAACCACCTGAAGCCCCTCTCCTTTTCTGCAGGCCTCCTGGACATCCCTGTGTTCATGCGGCAGGACAGGCCTGTGTCCTGGGATCTGTCCCCTCCGTTAGGGCTGCAGGGCAGCGAAGAGAATCTGGCCTTGGCCCTCGCCTCTCTGCCTCAGCCTGGCCTGCCTCCATCACTGAAGAGAGAGGGCGGCTGCAAGCGATGTGTGGTGGTGGGGAGTGGAGGGGTTCTTCATGGGAGCTATCTAGGATCCCATATTGATCAGTATGACGTCATTATCAG GCTGAATAACGCTCCAGTTCCTGGCTTCGAAAGAGATGCTGGTACTCGCACTACCATCCGCCTGCTTTACCCAGAAGGAGCCCCTCACTCTGCAGAGGAGTACAAAAAGACCACCATGGTTGCCCTTGTGGTCTTTAAGAGCCTGGACCTGGCCTGGCTCACCTCTGTCATCACCAAGCAGCCTCTG AGCTTCTGGTCCAAACTGTGGTTCTGGAGGGAGGTGGTGGATGATATTCCCCTGAGAGCAGAGAACTTCAGGATCCTTCACCCGGAGATAATGCACAAGACAGGACAAGTCCTACAGAAATATGCTGTTAAACAAGGGGAA ATGGTGCCGACATTAGGTGCCAGTGCGGTGGTGATGGCTCTGCAGCTGTGCGACCAAGTGAGCCTGGCAGGGTTCGGGTACGACATGCAGCACCCAGAGGCCAGGCTTCACTACTATGAGGAACTACGCATGGATGTCATGAAGGCTCAA GTGGTTCATGACATCAGCGCTGAGAAACTCTTCTTGAGGGACCtggtggctgcaggagctgtgacAGACCTGACGGGAGCTCTGTGA
- the ankrd2 gene encoding ankyrin repeat domain-containing protein 2 isoform X1 translates to MRAEVEEAEQWAADLMDDQTGTSKKVQAAETMRMIPSDICCEILDLNEGENLTGLCKRKKMIKTTFSPRVSEEIPAVEPEDAAEFMNAASQGKLSLIEKYLADGGNPNAHDELNRTALQRASLQGHTAVVQMLLEKGADINFKDQLGSRALHWACRGGSLGVVKALKSHGADLNVRDKCVLISSLQLYSTPLHVATRTGHTAVVEYLLSCGAKINSRDREGDTALHDAVRLNRYKIVKLLIVAGADTKIKNHEGLTAVQQVKQWQFDIMETLQRLDKLREADLPENPARAE, encoded by the exons ATGCGAGCAGAGGTGGAAGAGGCTGAGCAGTGGGCGGCCGACCTGATGGATGATCAAACAGGTACAAGCAAGAAAGTTCAG GCAGCAGAGACGATGAGGATGATCCCCTCAGACATATGCTGTGAGATTTTGGATCTGAATGAAGGAGAGAATCTCACAGGCCTGtgcaaaaggaagaaaatgatCAAGACAACATTCTCACCAAGGGTGTCTGAGGAAATCCCTGCG GTAGAACCTGAGGACGCTGCAGAATTCATGAATGCAGCGAGTCAGGGCAAACTGAGTTTAATCGAGAAGTATCTGGCTGATGGTGGGAATCCAAATGCCCATGATGAG CTGAATAGGACAGCACTACAGCGTGCCTCCCTGCAGGGACACACTGCAGTCGTCCAAATGCTTTTAGAGAAAGGAGCCGATATCAACTTTAAAGATCAG CTGGGCTCCAGGGCCTTACACTGGGCCTGCAGGGGGGGCAGCCTGGGAGTTGTCAAAGCCCTGAAAAGCCACGGGGCTGACCTGAATGTTAGAGATAAG TGTGTGCTCATATCCTCTTTGCAGCTGTACAGCACTCCTCTGCATGTGGCAACAAGAACAGGGCACACCGCCGTTGTGGAGTACCTGCTGTCTTGTGGGGCAAAAATCAACTCCAGGGACAGG GAAGGAGACACAGCCCTGCACGACGCCGTGCGTCTCAACAGATACAAGATAGTGAAGCTGCTCATAGTTGCTGGAgctgacacaaaaataaaaaatcat GAGGGACTGACTGCGGTACAGCAAGTGAAACAATGGCAGTTTGACATCATGGAGACGCTGCAGAGACTGGACAAGCTGAGGGAGGCGGATCTCCCTGAAAACCCTGCAAGAGCGGAGTAG
- the ankrd2 gene encoding ankyrin repeat domain-containing protein 2 isoform X2: protein MRAEVEEAEQWAADLMDDQTGTSKKVQAAETMRMIPSDICCEILDLNEGENLTGLCKRKKMIKTTFSPRVSEEIPAVEPEDAAEFMNAASQGKLSLIEKYLADGGNPNAHDELNRTALQRASLQGHTAVVQMLLEKGADINFKDQLGSRALHWACRGGSLGVVKALKSHGADLNVRDKLYSTPLHVATRTGHTAVVEYLLSCGAKINSRDREGDTALHDAVRLNRYKIVKLLIVAGADTKIKNHEGLTAVQQVKQWQFDIMETLQRLDKLREADLPENPARAE, encoded by the exons ATGCGAGCAGAGGTGGAAGAGGCTGAGCAGTGGGCGGCCGACCTGATGGATGATCAAACAGGTACAAGCAAGAAAGTTCAG GCAGCAGAGACGATGAGGATGATCCCCTCAGACATATGCTGTGAGATTTTGGATCTGAATGAAGGAGAGAATCTCACAGGCCTGtgcaaaaggaagaaaatgatCAAGACAACATTCTCACCAAGGGTGTCTGAGGAAATCCCTGCG GTAGAACCTGAGGACGCTGCAGAATTCATGAATGCAGCGAGTCAGGGCAAACTGAGTTTAATCGAGAAGTATCTGGCTGATGGTGGGAATCCAAATGCCCATGATGAG CTGAATAGGACAGCACTACAGCGTGCCTCCCTGCAGGGACACACTGCAGTCGTCCAAATGCTTTTAGAGAAAGGAGCCGATATCAACTTTAAAGATCAG CTGGGCTCCAGGGCCTTACACTGGGCCTGCAGGGGGGGCAGCCTGGGAGTTGTCAAAGCCCTGAAAAGCCACGGGGCTGACCTGAATGTTAGAGATAAG CTGTACAGCACTCCTCTGCATGTGGCAACAAGAACAGGGCACACCGCCGTTGTGGAGTACCTGCTGTCTTGTGGGGCAAAAATCAACTCCAGGGACAGG GAAGGAGACACAGCCCTGCACGACGCCGTGCGTCTCAACAGATACAAGATAGTGAAGCTGCTCATAGTTGCTGGAgctgacacaaaaataaaaaatcat GAGGGACTGACTGCGGTACAGCAAGTGAAACAATGGCAGTTTGACATCATGGAGACGCTGCAGAGACTGGACAAGCTGAGGGAGGCGGATCTCCCTGAAAACCCTGCAAGAGCGGAGTAG
- the ankrd2 gene encoding ankyrin repeat domain-containing protein 2 isoform X3, which produces MDDQTGTSKKVQAAETMRMIPSDICCEILDLNEGENLTGLCKRKKMIKTTFSPRVSEEIPAVEPEDAAEFMNAASQGKLSLIEKYLADGGNPNAHDELNRTALQRASLQGHTAVVQMLLEKGADINFKDQLGSRALHWACRGGSLGVVKALKSHGADLNVRDKCVLISSLQLYSTPLHVATRTGHTAVVEYLLSCGAKINSRDREGDTALHDAVRLNRYKIVKLLIVAGADTKIKNHEGLTAVQQVKQWQFDIMETLQRLDKLREADLPENPARAE; this is translated from the exons ATGGATGATCAAACAGGTACAAGCAAGAAAGTTCAG GCAGCAGAGACGATGAGGATGATCCCCTCAGACATATGCTGTGAGATTTTGGATCTGAATGAAGGAGAGAATCTCACAGGCCTGtgcaaaaggaagaaaatgatCAAGACAACATTCTCACCAAGGGTGTCTGAGGAAATCCCTGCG GTAGAACCTGAGGACGCTGCAGAATTCATGAATGCAGCGAGTCAGGGCAAACTGAGTTTAATCGAGAAGTATCTGGCTGATGGTGGGAATCCAAATGCCCATGATGAG CTGAATAGGACAGCACTACAGCGTGCCTCCCTGCAGGGACACACTGCAGTCGTCCAAATGCTTTTAGAGAAAGGAGCCGATATCAACTTTAAAGATCAG CTGGGCTCCAGGGCCTTACACTGGGCCTGCAGGGGGGGCAGCCTGGGAGTTGTCAAAGCCCTGAAAAGCCACGGGGCTGACCTGAATGTTAGAGATAAG TGTGTGCTCATATCCTCTTTGCAGCTGTACAGCACTCCTCTGCATGTGGCAACAAGAACAGGGCACACCGCCGTTGTGGAGTACCTGCTGTCTTGTGGGGCAAAAATCAACTCCAGGGACAGG GAAGGAGACACAGCCCTGCACGACGCCGTGCGTCTCAACAGATACAAGATAGTGAAGCTGCTCATAGTTGCTGGAgctgacacaaaaataaaaaatcat GAGGGACTGACTGCGGTACAGCAAGTGAAACAATGGCAGTTTGACATCATGGAGACGCTGCAGAGACTGGACAAGCTGAGGGAGGCGGATCTCCCTGAAAACCCTGCAAGAGCGGAGTAG
- the morn4 gene encoding MORN repeat-containing protein 4: MTLTRGSFTYASGEEYHGEWKEGRRHGVGQLKFQDGTCYSGQFENGLFHGSGVLLFTDGSRYEGEFAHGKFQGLGVFGRYDGMKFEGEFKDGRVEGYGLLTFPDGAHGVPRNEGLFKNHKLQKREKCPGVVQRAHVSASNARTLAL; this comes from the exons ATGACTCTGACCAGAGGATCTTTCACCTACGCCAGTGGGGAAGAGTACCACGGCGAGTGGAAAGAAG GTCGGAGGCATGGAGTGGGTCAGCTCAAGTTTCAGGATGGAACGTGCTACAGTGGTCAGTTTGAGAACGGGCTCTTTCATGGCTCGGGTGTGCTGCTCTTCACAGACGGATCAAG GTACGAAGGAGAATTTGCACATGGAAAGTTTCAAGGCCTCGGAGTCTTCGGCCGATACGATGGCATGAAGTTTGAAGGAGAATTCAAAGATGGACGCGTTGAGGGATACG GGTTATTGACTTTCCCAGATGGAGCACATGGTGTCCCACGAAATGAGGGCTTGTTTAAAAACCACAAgctgcagaagagagagaagtgtCCAGGCGTGGTGCAGCGTGCGCACGTTTCCGCCTCCAACGCCCGCACCCTGGCACTTTGA